The proteins below are encoded in one region of Nitrososphaerales archaeon:
- a CDS encoding TCP-1/cpn60 chaperonin family protein: MTSSGQPVLILREGASQNRGKEAQKNNIAAAKLIAEIVRSSVGPRGMDKMLVDSLGDVTITNDGATMLKEIDVQHPAAKMLVEVAKTTDNEVGDGTTSAVVLAGALLERAEELLDKDVHPTVIVEGYMKASRKAVEALDAMAEKIDPQDRTWLVKVARTSMQTKLISKEAEQLAGMVVDATMAVAEKTQKGYKVDIDNVKVEKKPGGSLGDTKLIQGIVLDKEVVHSGMPKRVEKAKIALVSAPFEIEKTEFDAKLNINDPSMMKKFLDEETKMLKGMVDKVAGVGVTVVVCQKGIDDIAQHYLAKAGILTVRRAKESDMTKLARAAGARVVNNFEDLTAADLGYAALVEERKIEEDRWVFIEGCKNPKAVTLLIRGGTQRIVDEGERSVHDALMVTKDVMEKPAIVAGGGAPEAEAAYQVMKWSEKLTGREQLAAQKFAEALESIPIALAENAGMDPIDAQVEFRAKHAEGGKWFGVEATDGKVKDMYQRQVFEPLLVKEQVIRSATEAASMILRIDDVIAAGKSKAPPGPPGGGGGMGGEGGGDFD; the protein is encoded by the coding sequence ATGACATCGTCGGGGCAGCCCGTCCTCATCTTGAGGGAGGGGGCGAGCCAGAATAGGGGCAAAGAGGCCCAGAAGAACAATATCGCTGCTGCGAAGCTGATCGCAGAGATAGTCAGGTCGTCGGTCGGCCCAAGGGGGATGGACAAGATGCTCGTCGACTCACTCGGCGACGTAACGATAACAAACGACGGGGCGACGATGCTCAAAGAGATAGACGTGCAGCACCCAGCAGCGAAGATGCTCGTCGAAGTCGCCAAGACGACCGACAACGAGGTGGGGGACGGAACGACCTCCGCCGTCGTCCTCGCGGGTGCGTTGCTCGAGAGGGCAGAGGAGCTTCTGGACAAGGACGTCCACCCGACAGTGATAGTTGAAGGCTACATGAAGGCGTCAAGGAAGGCGGTGGAGGCGCTCGACGCCATGGCAGAGAAGATCGACCCGCAGGATAGAACCTGGCTCGTCAAGGTGGCCCGGACGAGCATGCAGACAAAGCTCATCTCGAAGGAGGCGGAGCAGCTCGCAGGCATGGTCGTAGACGCCACGATGGCTGTTGCCGAGAAGACGCAGAAGGGGTACAAGGTGGACATCGACAACGTCAAGGTGGAGAAGAAGCCCGGTGGCTCGCTGGGCGACACGAAGCTAATCCAAGGCATAGTGCTCGACAAGGAAGTCGTCCACTCAGGCATGCCGAAGAGGGTGGAGAAGGCCAAGATAGCCTTAGTCAGCGCCCCGTTCGAGATTGAGAAGACTGAGTTCGACGCGAAGCTGAACATCAACGACCCGTCCATGATGAAGAAGTTCCTGGACGAGGAGACGAAGATGCTGAAGGGCATGGTCGACAAGGTCGCTGGCGTCGGTGTCACCGTGGTCGTCTGCCAGAAGGGAATCGACGACATCGCGCAGCACTACCTCGCAAAGGCGGGGATTCTGACCGTCAGGAGGGCCAAGGAGAGCGACATGACCAAGCTCGCTAGGGCCGCGGGTGCGAGGGTCGTCAACAACTTCGAGGACCTCACTGCTGCGGACCTAGGCTATGCGGCTCTCGTAGAGGAGAGGAAGATCGAGGAGGACAGGTGGGTCTTCATCGAAGGATGCAAGAATCCAAAGGCCGTGACCTTGCTGATCAGGGGAGGGACGCAGCGCATAGTCGACGAGGGAGAGCGCTCGGTTCACGATGCGCTCATGGTCACGAAGGACGTCATGGAGAAGCCTGCGATCGTTGCGGGCGGGGGCGCACCCGAAGCGGAGGCGGCTTACCAGGTGATGAAGTGGTCAGAGAAGCTCACCGGAAGGGAGCAGCTCGCGGCCCAGAAGTTCGCAGAGGCGCTCGAGTCGATACCCATAGCCCTCGCCGAGAACGCCGGGATGGACCCAATCGACGCCCAGGTAGAGTTCAGGGCGAAGCACGCAGAGGGCGGCAAGTGGTTCGGCGTCGAGGCGACCGACGGCAAGGTGAAGGACATGTACCAAAGGCAGGTCTTCGAGCCCCTCTTAGTGAAGGAGCAGGTGATAAGGTCCGCCACGGAGGCGGCGTCCATGATACTCCGAATCGACGACGTGATCGCAGCGGGCAAGTCGAAGGCCCCGCCCGGCCCGCCTGGAGGCGGAGGAGGAATGGGCGGTGAAGGCGGCGGCGACTTCGACTAG
- a CDS encoding TetR/AcrR family transcriptional regulator → MQASDQRVTAGKILQAASKLFAEKGFANVSIRDVCKEAGTTAPVIYYYFRSKRGLFEAVTRSKVSMADLIGKLSRIVAERDASKALSAFIKTYLSSFPEHAFDAGLYMRDSATLDRESARMISVDLDKVRSLASDLIWRCMQEGVFRRTDKGLAADCLLGMLNRVIFQHLHFSKASDREAYGRFVTDFFFRAMK, encoded by the coding sequence ATGCAGGCGAGCGACCAGCGAGTCACCGCGGGCAAGATTCTGCAGGCCGCCTCCAAGCTCTTCGCGGAAAAAGGATTCGCCAACGTATCGATTAGGGACGTATGCAAGGAGGCGGGCACGACAGCCCCTGTCATCTACTACTACTTCCGGAGCAAGAGGGGGCTCTTCGAGGCTGTGACGAGGAGCAAGGTCTCGATGGCAGACCTGATCGGCAAGCTCTCGAGGATTGTGGCCGAGAGGGACGCGTCGAAGGCCCTGTCGGCGTTCATCAAGACGTACCTCTCCTCATTTCCTGAGCACGCCTTCGACGCCGGACTCTACATGAGGGATTCCGCGACGCTCGACAGGGAGAGCGCGAGGATGATCAGCGTCGACCTAGACAAGGTGCGTTCGCTGGCCTCGGACCTGATCTGGAGGTGCATGCAGGAGGGCGTCTTCAGGAGGACTGACAAAGGGCTGGCCGCAGATTGCCTCCTCGGCATGCTCAACAGGGTCATCTTCCAGCACCTGCACTTCTCAAAGGCGTCTGACAGGGAGGCCTACGGCAGGTTCGTGACTGACTTCTTCTTCAGGGCGATGAAGTAG
- a CDS encoding PPOX class F420-dependent oxidoreductase, with protein sequence MKFDKKAGDFLKGTHFAKLATPNKNGSPQLTPVRYKYDNGKLIINTTRDRQKFLNMKRDDRVAFFIDEGYRYVATRGRAREAKERDPNEDIEALAVAYTGEEKGRESARDVYWKQQRVSFEIAPLRVFSGL encoded by the coding sequence ATGAAGTTCGACAAGAAGGCAGGGGACTTCCTGAAGGGCACTCACTTTGCGAAGCTGGCAACACCGAACAAGAACGGCTCTCCTCAGCTGACTCCTGTCAGGTACAAGTACGACAACGGCAAGTTGATCATCAACACGACGAGGGACAGACAGAAGTTCCTCAACATGAAGAGGGACGACAGGGTCGCCTTCTTCATCGACGAGGGGTACAGGTACGTCGCGACTAGGGGCAGGGCCAGAGAGGCCAAGGAGAGGGACCCGAACGAGGACATCGAGGCACTCGCAGTCGCCTACACGGGGGAGGAGAAGGGAAGGGAGTCAGCGAGAGATGTGTACTGGAAACAGCAGAGGGTCTCCTTTGAGATAGCCCCGCTGCGAGTTTTTAGCGGCCTCTAG
- a CDS encoding LAGLIDADG family homing endonuclease encodes MSGGLAWPPKKEDLEQLYVGRKLSAAKIAYAYGLKGTNPKSDETLVLYYLRKYRIQRRDRAKHIRKVTEEMVEDWIRRYNGGESLRQIAGSRLDPVTVFYHLKRRGVQLRDKVEAQIKAVTKHEKHRFDGTTLDQAYLLGLAKGDFYVTTHGRSIRVKTGTTHPAMTRLFRDVFSRYGPVYEYPRPSRLTPYEWSLDCDLDASFRFLLEFDERIAKLIKDRKRFFAFLAGLFDAEGSVYLHKKKRWGAFEFSLANTNRGLLRSISARLSEEGYSPTLRRNRQSPRRGVKNGSGFIWRLTLWRYGDVSKLLKALPLRHPEKAAKVEIALRLGYRPTDLEREQVIGDWEVLKKQIRRDRDDYVEMARKSLNISREG; translated from the coding sequence TTGTCCGGAGGGCTCGCCTGGCCGCCGAAGAAGGAAGACCTTGAGCAGTTGTATGTTGGGAGGAAGCTCTCGGCGGCGAAAATCGCCTATGCATACGGTCTGAAGGGCACGAACCCAAAGTCTGATGAGACGCTTGTGCTGTATTACCTGCGGAAGTACCGAATCCAGAGGAGGGACAGGGCGAAGCACATCAGGAAGGTGACTGAGGAGATGGTGGAGGACTGGATTAGAAGGTACAATGGCGGAGAGTCGCTCAGGCAGATTGCCGGAAGCAGGCTTGACCCCGTGACAGTCTTCTACCACCTGAAGCGGAGAGGGGTGCAGCTCCGCGACAAGGTTGAAGCGCAAATCAAGGCGGTGACCAAGCATGAGAAACATCGCTTTGACGGCACCACCCTCGACCAAGCATACCTGCTTGGACTTGCCAAAGGAGACTTCTACGTCACTACGCATGGTCGGTCGATTCGCGTCAAGACGGGAACAACTCATCCCGCAATGACACGTCTCTTCCGAGATGTCTTCTCCAGATACGGACCGGTGTACGAGTACCCAAGGCCCAGTCGGCTCACCCCTTACGAATGGAGCCTTGATTGCGACCTGGATGCCAGTTTTCGATTCTTGCTCGAGTTTGATGAACGTATCGCGAAGTTGATTAAAGATAGGAAGAGATTCTTTGCCTTCTTGGCGGGGCTCTTCGATGCTGAAGGAAGTGTCTATTTGCACAAGAAGAAGCGATGGGGAGCCTTCGAGTTTAGTCTCGCCAACACGAATAGAGGATTGCTGCGCAGTATCTCTGCGCGCCTGTCGGAGGAAGGATACTCTCCAACGTTGAGACGCAATCGGCAGAGCCCGAGGAGAGGAGTGAAGAATGGTAGTGGCTTCATCTGGAGATTGACTTTGTGGCGTTATGGAGACGTCTCAAAGCTTCTCAAGGCGCTCCCCTTGAGGCATCCTGAGAAGGCCGCCAAGGTCGAGATAGCACTTCGTCTAGGATATCGACCCACAGACCTTGAACGGGAACAAGTGATAGGTGATTGGGAAGTACTGAAGAAGCAGATCAGGAGGGACAGAGATGATTACGTCGAGATGGCCAGAAAATCGCTTAATATCTCCAGAGAAGGCTGA
- a CDS encoding NADH-quinone oxidoreductase subunit D, protein MTIQSEYSPDADRIMSVSLGPQHPGAGHFRIKLWLDGDYLVRAEPDPGYVHRGEEKMGEYRNYIQNVPHLERPVILDSSNILFAYSLGVDQLMNTTVPVRGEYLRVIMSECNRIISHMYFLGIMGIFTGHSTMTTWCMGDRDFWIDVAERIGGARVTFAYIIPGGVRNDMPTGLTERGLKTCDWFEKRMDEYEKIFLKNPIFLERSEGVGVLSTEDAIRLGATGTVLRASGVRHDLRKDEPYSAYDDFDFKVSVLESGDSWARCQVALLEMRESVKIIRQAFRSIPPGPVRVKIGPQPRVPAGEVYSRTEAARGEMSYHIISDGSPRPYRLKIGTPSFKNLAALPHLLRNVHVADIPVIFWSLNYWPVEADR, encoded by the coding sequence TTGACAATCCAGTCAGAGTATTCGCCCGACGCGGACAGGATAATGTCCGTCTCGCTCGGTCCCCAGCACCCGGGCGCGGGCCACTTCAGAATCAAGCTCTGGCTGGACGGCGACTACCTAGTCAGGGCAGAGCCCGACCCGGGCTACGTCCACAGGGGCGAGGAGAAGATGGGCGAGTACCGAAACTACATCCAGAACGTCCCGCACCTCGAGAGGCCAGTCATACTTGACAGCTCGAACATCCTGTTCGCGTACTCTCTCGGCGTCGACCAGCTGATGAACACGACCGTGCCCGTGAGGGGAGAGTACCTCAGGGTGATTATGTCCGAGTGCAACAGGATCATCTCCCACATGTACTTTCTCGGGATAATGGGCATCTTCACCGGCCACTCGACGATGACGACTTGGTGTATGGGGGACAGGGACTTTTGGATCGACGTGGCTGAGAGAATAGGCGGCGCGAGGGTCACGTTCGCCTACATCATCCCCGGGGGAGTCAGGAACGACATGCCCACAGGGCTCACCGAGAGGGGGCTGAAGACGTGCGACTGGTTCGAGAAGCGGATGGACGAATACGAGAAGATATTCCTGAAGAACCCGATCTTCCTCGAAAGGTCGGAGGGTGTGGGCGTGCTCTCGACGGAGGACGCGATCAGGCTCGGCGCGACCGGCACAGTGCTGAGGGCCTCCGGCGTCAGGCACGACCTGAGGAAGGACGAGCCGTACAGCGCCTACGACGACTTCGACTTCAAGGTCTCAGTCCTCGAGTCAGGCGACTCGTGGGCACGCTGTCAGGTGGCCCTCCTTGAGATGAGGGAGTCTGTCAAGATAATCCGCCAGGCCTTCAGGTCGATCCCGCCTGGCCCCGTCAGGGTAAAGATCGGGCCGCAGCCGAGGGTCCCCGCGGGGGAGGTATACTCGCGCACAGAGGCCGCGAGGGGCGAGATGAGCTACCACATAATCAGCGATGGCTCACCCAGGCCATACAGGCTCAAAATAGGGACGCCGAGCTTCAAGAACCTCGCGGCCCTCCCGCACCTCCTGAGGAACGTGCACGTGGCCGACATACCTGTCATATTCTGGTCGCTAAATTATTGGCCGGTCGAAGCGGACCGCTGA
- a CDS encoding NADH-quinone oxidoreductase subunit C, with protein sequence MSQPPSPSPQAPPAQPKPEPIRAKELASRTTAKFPDVKVDYTRERRLKMTAPAPKASDVATFVRDELGFDHISTVSGVDWIAKDEFEIIYFVGSFRPGFEDFVVCLAERVPRGNPVVQTLIGVWAGAEYHERETHEMFGINFQGHPNQGHLLLPEDWNDLPPLRKDYVSPGR encoded by the coding sequence ATGAGCCAGCCACCGTCTCCGAGTCCCCAAGCTCCCCCAGCGCAGCCGAAGCCAGAGCCTATCAGGGCGAAGGAGCTCGCCTCCAGGACGACGGCTAAGTTTCCTGACGTGAAGGTCGACTACACGAGGGAGAGAAGGCTCAAGATGACAGCTCCAGCGCCGAAAGCCAGCGACGTCGCAACCTTCGTCCGGGACGAACTCGGGTTCGACCACATCAGCACTGTGAGCGGCGTCGACTGGATAGCGAAGGATGAGTTCGAGATAATCTACTTCGTCGGGTCTTTCAGGCCTGGCTTCGAGGATTTCGTCGTCTGCCTCGCAGAGCGAGTCCCGCGCGGCAATCCCGTTGTCCAGACCCTGATCGGGGTGTGGGCCGGCGCGGAGTATCACGAGAGGGAGACGCACGAGATGTTCGGTATCAACTTCCAGGGCCATCCGAACCAGGGGCACCTGCTCCTTCCCGAGGACTGGAACGACCTGCCGCCGCTAAGGAAGGACTACGTCTCGCCTGGGAGATGA
- the nuoB gene encoding NADH-quinone oxidoreductase subunit NuoB produces the protein MQKSGAFQVLVGKLNDVVQYAVGDPMRYLANWGRLYSLWPVHLETACCVTPDTVILGDNKPISEYRPGDEVTGVSGHVGVMQTFDREYHGNLIEVTGRGMLPLLLTPEHPVLTIEREVRHGKGTYHESKAWKSAGELTSSPALKMNGRHVYPTKSHDCVLIPRVNGFTDITSIALDRYATPRGLAIVRGRGWNPPLEFPVSIDTAWLLGMYTAEGWSTKGHDVFFAFGHEEHSVIRRVSRLVESLGYTPSTKVRETTTTVRFSSSVLARAFREWCGHLAENKKIPDFILYHKNLDLLRAFVRGYLDGDGGEIRDKRGPVYVRADTTSRVLALQVQLACARLGQFARISLGRRRGSSKILGRTVKTNDVYTISMLTSKRRQADFKISADFVAVPIRRISQIEYSGHVSNLETTDNTYLVSNAVVHNCSVEVGAAAGSRFDFERFGALEAFGSLRACDLIIVMGTVTRKLAPRLKLIYDQMADPKWVIAMGACSITGGLYFDSYNVLRGIDDIIPVDVYVPGCPPRAEALIQGLVLLQEKIRRAPSLSGA, from the coding sequence GTGCAAAAGTCGGGGGCATTCCAAGTCCTCGTTGGCAAGCTGAACGACGTCGTCCAGTACGCGGTCGGCGACCCGATGCGGTACCTCGCCAACTGGGGAAGGCTCTATTCCCTCTGGCCGGTCCATCTTGAGACAGCCTGCTGCGTAACCCCTGATACTGTCATACTCGGCGACAACAAGCCCATTTCAGAGTACCGGCCGGGAGATGAAGTAACCGGCGTCAGTGGGCATGTAGGCGTTATGCAGACCTTCGATCGAGAGTACCATGGAAACCTCATTGAAGTTACCGGACGGGGTATGCTCCCGCTCCTGCTGACTCCCGAACATCCGGTCTTGACAATCGAGAGAGAGGTGCGTCATGGTAAGGGAACTTACCACGAGAGCAAGGCGTGGAAGAGCGCCGGAGAGTTAACCAGCTCGCCCGCTCTCAAGATGAATGGGCGCCACGTGTATCCGACGAAGTCCCATGATTGCGTATTGATACCACGTGTCAACGGATTCACTGACATCACCAGCATTGCACTGGATAGATATGCAACACCCCGCGGACTCGCGATCGTGAGGGGCCGCGGCTGGAACCCGCCTCTGGAGTTCCCAGTTTCTATCGATACTGCCTGGCTGCTTGGGATGTACACCGCTGAGGGCTGGTCTACAAAGGGCCATGACGTATTTTTCGCATTCGGTCATGAAGAACACTCCGTGATTCGGCGAGTCTCAAGGTTGGTGGAATCGCTAGGTTACACGCCATCGACCAAAGTAAGAGAAACAACCACCACGGTTAGATTCTCGTCAAGCGTACTTGCGCGTGCCTTCCGTGAATGGTGTGGCCATCTGGCAGAGAACAAGAAGATTCCAGACTTCATACTATATCACAAGAATCTTGATTTGCTCAGAGCGTTTGTGCGGGGCTACCTTGATGGTGATGGCGGCGAAATACGAGACAAAAGAGGGCCCGTATACGTCCGTGCGGACACCACTTCAAGAGTCCTTGCTTTGCAGGTTCAGCTGGCGTGCGCGAGGCTTGGCCAATTCGCTCGAATCTCCTTAGGGCGCCGGAGGGGCTCCTCAAAAATCTTGGGCAGAACTGTGAAGACGAACGATGTCTATACCATCTCGATGCTGACTTCGAAGAGAAGACAAGCAGATTTCAAAATCTCCGCTGACTTCGTCGCGGTCCCGATAAGGAGAATATCTCAGATAGAGTACTCGGGGCACGTAAGCAATCTCGAGACCACCGATAATACCTATCTGGTTTCGAACGCAGTTGTTCATAACTGCTCGGTAGAGGTGGGGGCGGCCGCAGGCTCGAGGTTCGACTTCGAGAGGTTCGGTGCCTTGGAAGCGTTCGGCTCACTCCGGGCATGCGACCTGATCATAGTTATGGGCACTGTAACCAGGAAGCTCGCACCCAGGCTGAAGCTGATCTACGACCAGATGGCCGACCCTAAGTGGGTTATCGCCATGGGCGCCTGCAGCATCACGGGCGGGCTCTACTTCGACTCCTACAACGTCCTCAGGGGCATAGACGACATCATCCCTGTGGACGTCTACGTCCCAGGCTGCCCTCCGAGGGCCGAGGCCCTCATCCAAGGCCTGGTGCTCCTGCAGGAGAAGATCAGGAGAGCTCCCAGCCTCAGCGGGGCGTGA
- a CDS encoding NADH-quinone oxidoreductase subunit A has product MLFGDIGSVFMMGVVGVLFTMVVVIVPKLLAPRRPNPIKNAPFECGQVPVGAGKMHFMMQYYAYLLMFIVFDVMAMFLYAWAASYQPLALGVASDWTLTLFMGMLFIPMGFALNLAGKRELW; this is encoded by the coding sequence TTGCTCTTCGGCGACATCGGCTCCGTCTTCATGATGGGTGTGGTCGGCGTCCTCTTCACTATGGTCGTCGTTATTGTCCCGAAGCTACTCGCTCCTAGGAGGCCGAACCCAATCAAGAACGCGCCGTTCGAGTGCGGCCAGGTTCCCGTCGGCGCTGGCAAGATGCACTTCATGATGCAGTACTACGCCTATCTCCTGATGTTCATAGTCTTCGACGTGATGGCGATGTTCCTGTACGCCTGGGCCGCCTCGTACCAGCCCCTGGCTCTGGGCGTCGCCTCCGACTGGACTCTGACCCTCTTCATGGGGATGCTCTTCATCCCCATGGGCTTCGCGCTCAACCTCGCAGGCAAGAGAGAGCTTTGGTAG
- a CDS encoding CBS domain-containing protein has translation MRVEALIKRKPVTISNNATIKQAAEVFTREKIGLLVVASSISPVKALAVVSERDVVRAVAAGTPLGNPLQSIATAKLVSVKRGDRPSKAIKLMMENGIRHLIVENDDGTLFGVISIRDFFREQRLLQGLLKDEVEDVHGVD, from the coding sequence ATGAGGGTCGAGGCGCTCATCAAGAGGAAGCCGGTCACGATAAGCAACAACGCGACGATCAAGCAGGCGGCGGAGGTCTTCACGAGAGAGAAGATTGGCCTCCTCGTCGTCGCCTCCTCGATAAGCCCCGTGAAGGCCTTGGCTGTCGTCTCCGAGAGAGACGTCGTCCGGGCGGTGGCCGCCGGGACGCCGCTCGGAAACCCGCTCCAGTCAATCGCGACGGCGAAGCTGGTGAGCGTAAAGAGGGGAGACAGGCCCTCCAAGGCAATCAAGCTGATGATGGAGAATGGAATACGCCACCTGATAGTCGAGAACGACGACGGCACCCTCTTCGGGGTCATCTCCATACGCGACTTCTTCAGGGAGCAGAGACTACTGCAGGGCCTGCTGAAGGACGAAGTCGAAGACGTCCACGGCGTCGATTGA
- a CDS encoding citrate synthase (catalyzes the formation of citrate from acetyl-CoA and oxaloacetate), with translation MAKSSPKSRTSKVVKVSDETHSKLAGMAKWGESMDEVIGRLTTQAKGLEDVIAGQSSICFIDGHEGRLLYRGYDIVDLASKSTYEEAAYLLWNGHLPTASELRSFSADLSSKRSIPKELVSILTTLPSNCDAMDALRVGVAALGIFDDPMYQQQEKAASIASKIGTMVAAIHRHKHDQPIVAPKPGLGYASNFLYMVTGREPHEEDARLMDVLLILHADHELNASTFTARVIASTLSDVYSAVTGAVGALKGPLHGGANEKVVEMTEEIGTADKAEAYISEKFAHKQKITGFGHRVYKTMDPRARILKDMAHRFVQTDKEKQALKILEKVEEMMRKEKSLYPNVDLYSGLALNHIGIPSYLFTPVFAVGRAPGWLAHVLEQYSDNRIIRPRAEYVGPNKTEYVPIDRRPLVGSTKR, from the coding sequence TTGGCCAAGTCGTCGCCCAAGTCGCGGACGTCAAAAGTGGTGAAGGTCTCCGACGAGACCCACTCCAAGCTCGCGGGAATGGCGAAGTGGGGCGAATCGATGGACGAGGTGATTGGGAGACTAACCACACAGGCGAAGGGCCTCGAGGACGTCATCGCTGGCCAGAGCTCTATCTGCTTCATCGACGGCCATGAAGGAAGACTGCTCTACCGCGGGTACGACATCGTGGACCTTGCATCAAAGTCGACATACGAGGAGGCAGCGTACCTGCTCTGGAATGGTCACCTCCCGACCGCAAGCGAACTGCGCTCGTTCTCCGCTGACCTCTCGTCCAAGAGGTCGATTCCGAAAGAGCTCGTCTCGATCCTGACGACGTTGCCGAGTAACTGCGACGCGATGGACGCCCTCCGCGTGGGCGTCGCGGCCCTGGGAATCTTCGACGACCCAATGTACCAGCAGCAGGAGAAGGCGGCTTCGATTGCGTCCAAGATTGGCACCATGGTCGCTGCAATCCACAGGCACAAGCACGACCAGCCCATCGTCGCGCCGAAGCCCGGCCTGGGCTACGCCTCCAACTTCCTCTACATGGTCACGGGCAGGGAGCCTCATGAGGAGGATGCCAGGCTGATGGACGTCCTGCTCATACTCCACGCCGACCACGAGCTGAACGCCTCGACGTTCACTGCCAGGGTGATAGCGTCGACCCTCTCGGACGTCTATTCAGCGGTAACAGGTGCCGTCGGCGCACTGAAAGGGCCGCTCCACGGCGGGGCGAACGAGAAGGTCGTCGAGATGACCGAGGAGATAGGCACTGCAGACAAGGCCGAGGCTTACATTTCGGAGAAGTTCGCGCACAAGCAGAAAATCACGGGTTTCGGGCACAGGGTCTACAAGACGATGGACCCCAGGGCCAGGATCCTCAAGGACATGGCGCACAGGTTCGTCCAGACAGACAAGGAGAAGCAGGCCCTCAAGATTCTGGAGAAGGTCGAGGAGATGATGCGGAAGGAGAAGTCGCTCTACCCCAACGTCGACCTTTACTCGGGCCTGGCGCTGAACCACATCGGCATCCCGAGCTACCTCTTCACCCCAGTCTTCGCCGTTGGAAGGGCGCCGGGCTGGCTTGCGCACGTCCTTGAGCAGTACTCGGACAACCGCATCATAAGGCCGAGGGCGGAATATGTCGGACCGAACAAGACGGAGTACGTGCCCATCGACAGACGGCCGCTCGTGGGGTCGACAAAGAGATGA